Within the bacterium genome, the region CTATTCAATACTTTCCATGTTTTCTTATCTACATATCCAGTTACTTTTACTCCATAATCTTTTTGAAACACTTTTACCGCGCTCCTGGTTCTAAATCCCAATCCTCCATCTATAGTGCCTGGGTCATATCCAATCTCTTTTAAAATCTCCTGAAGGTCTTCAACTTTGGAATTGTATCCATAGATACCACCGAATAATTCCTTTTCTTCAGCCATTTCTTTTTGCAAAATTTTCAATAACAAATCGCACTCTCCACATGAAAGACATATTATGGATAGCAAAAGCATCATAATTATCGAATGGCTTTTTATATATAACATTTGCTCATCACTTTCTTATCTTAACCAAATGACAACCGCACTAATAAAAAATTGAAGCCGGATTAAAAACATAATTTTCAAAATTCTAAACATTATTTCAGCTATCGAAGAGACTGGAAACTCAATAATATAGATTATTATCGGGACGTTAACGCTCTAATTTGGTGCTTTTGTGCCGTGTACGCCTTTTAGATACTTATAATAATCGCTGTCAGTAGTAAGGATTATGGTGCTGGTCTCATCAATTGTCTTTCTATATGTCTCCAGAGTTTTTAAGAAAGAATAGAACTCTGGTGCCTGGTTATATGCCTCGGCATAGATGCCTATTACTTCAGCATCTGCCTTGCCTTTTAACCCCTCAGCTGTTCTATATGCCTCAGATGTAATTAGTTTGAGTTCCTTTCCTCTCTGTCCGTCTATTTCAGCGCGGCGACCCTGCCCTTCAGAGCGATATTGTTCAGCAGCACGCTTCCTCTCGGAAATCATACGATCATAGACTTTTCTCCTTACATCTTCTACATAATTGATCCGCTTAATTCGCACATCAACAAGTTCTATGCCATACTTGGGAGCAAGTTCTTTTGCATCGCGTAAGATTATCTCCTCTAATTTGTTCCGGCCTACTTCTATGCGTTCAAGGGCTTCGTCAGTAATTATTACGTCTTTCCCCACTTCTTTCACCTCGTCTACAATGCGATTGGAATTTCTTACTGTTTCAACAAGAAGGTGACTTGTAACTGCATCTCGGGCGGCAGAATTGATAATGTCATCAATTCTACTATGAGCTCCCATCTCATTGTTCACTGACTGCAGAAATTTCAACGCATCAATAATTTTCCAGCGCGCAGTGGCGTCAACCCAGATATACTTCTTATCCTTGGTGGGAATCTGATTTGGATCGCCATCCCACTCAAGAAGCCGTTTCTCAAAGTAACGCGCCTTCTGGATAAAGGGTTTTTTAAAGTGCAGTCCTGCGGTTGCAATTGGATTACCGACAGGTTTGCCGAACTGTGTGATCACAACTTGTTTCGTCTCATCCACAACATACATCACACCGCTCATAGCTATAAGTATTATTAAGATAATTAAGGCAATAAATACATTCAAAAGTTTTTTCATTATTTTACTCCTCCTTTTTGTCCAAGATTAAGCAGCGGTAATATTGAAGACTGCTTCGGGTCAATTATATACTTTTCTTTTGCATTAGGTAAAACCTCCATCATTGTCTCCAAGTAAAGCCTCTTTTGGGTTATATCCGGCGCTTTCTTGTATTCTGCTAGTACTGTCGAGAATCTCTCTGCTTCTCCTTTTGCCCTGTTTATTTTATCCAAAGCATATCCTTCAGCCTCTCGTATCGTTTTCTCAGCCTCGCCTTTAGCGCGCGGGATAACCTTGTTATACGCCTGCCGCGCCTGGTTGATTACCCTCTCTTTTTCCTGCTTCGCCTCATTGACCTCGTTAAATGCAGGTTTTACCTCATCAGGAGGATTTACATCCTGAAGTTTCACAGTAACGATCTGAATCCCTGTTTCATACTTGTCCAATATTTTTTGCATCTCAATATGCGCAAGGTCATCAATCTCTTCTCTCTTTGTGCTGAGAACCTCATCTACGCTGTAATCACCTACAAACCTCCGCATCACTACTTCGGAGATATCACGAACGTTATCC harbors:
- a CDS encoding peptidoglycan-binding protein, translated to MLYIKSHSIIMMLLLSIICLSCGECDLLLKILQKEMAEEKELFGGIYGYNSKVEDLQEILKEIGYDPGTIDGGLGFRTRSAVKVFQKDYGVKVTGYVDKKTWKVLNRIYEEEFGFDFNFDKINVRQVQSALQKAGFNPGTIDGKLGPRTKREIREFQKSQGLT
- the hflC gene encoding protease modulator HflC — its product is MKKLLNVFIALIILIILIAMSGVMYVVDETKQVVITQFGKPVGNPIATAGLHFKKPFIQKARYFEKRLLEWDGDPNQIPTKDKKYIWVDATARWKIIDALKFLQSVNNEMGAHSRIDDIINSAARDAVTSHLLVETVRNSNRIVDEVKEVGKDVIITDEALERIEVGRNKLEEIILRDAKELAPKYGIELVDVRIKRINYVEDVRRKVYDRMISERKRAAEQYRSEGQGRRAEIDGQRGKELKLITSEAYRTAEGLKGKADAEVIGIYAEAYNQAPEFYSFLKTLETYRKTIDETSTIILTTDSDYYKYLKGVHGTKAPN
- the hflK gene encoding FtsH protease activity modulator HflK — protein: MEYGGGSGSDDLERMINLGKQKLSKFGGVVPLIVVGLFILILLKSAIYSIGPDEVGVVRRFGKYIAPPVGSGLHVKLPFGIDKVIPVKVERIFKQEFGVRTLRSGVRTQYSTGSYLDESLMLTGDLNILDVRWIVQFRVKDPVQLLFNTRDPEDNVRDISEVVMRRFVGDYSVDEVLSTKREEIDDLAHIEMQKILDKYETGIQIVTVKLQDVNPPDEVKPAFNEVNEAKQEKERVINQARQAYNKVIPRAKGEAEKTIREAEGYALDKINRAKGEAERFSTVLAEYKKAPDITQKRLYLETMMEVLPNAKEKYIIDPKQSSILPLLNLGQKGGVK